One Malania oleifera isolate guangnan ecotype guangnan chromosome 9, ASM2987363v1, whole genome shotgun sequence DNA segment encodes these proteins:
- the LOC131164401 gene encoding uncharacterized protein LOC131164401 isoform X1 produces the protein MEETNSSLDQDERVKREASQLVAVLKEMKEGLDVVRSKVQALTSKVKADQFPTADGVSYLEAKHLLLLNYCQSVVYYLLRKARGLSIEGHPVIRSLVEIRLFLEKIRPIDKKFQYQIQKLTKVTEKENLNEKQTDAAQKTEDLLKYRPNPDMLVSKSNMTSEDGSGVYRPPKFAPTTMEEDKMSKQERNALRKEKHALRQAKQSAYVRELVDTIEGKPEEVREIVGHESREFTRFKEKMEERARQEEELFNRAPLTRMEKKKAKHLQKSRNGLLGLAENFYDEIRTLPIEEDSGQMTNFDNGSSGRRKFKKRKMKH, from the exons ATGGAAGAGACAAATAGTTCTTTGGATCAAGATGAAAGGGTAAAGAG AGAAGCATCTCAGTTGGTGGCAGTGTTGAAAGAAATGAAGGAAGGATTAGATGTAGTAAGGAGTAAAGTGCAAGCATTAACTTCCAAG GTAAAAGCAGATCAATTTCCAACAGCTGATGGGGTAAGCTATCTGGAGGCCAAACACTTGCTGCTTTTAAACTATTGCCAATCAGTTGTCTATTATTTGCTCCGCAAGGCTAGAGGTTTATCAATTGAAGGACATCCTGTTATTCGAAGCCTTGTGGAGATTAGATTATTTTTGGAAAAG ATTCGTCCAATTGACAAAAAATTCCAGTACCAAATTCAAAAGCTCACAAAGGTTACGGAGAAAGAAAATCTGAATGAAAAGCAAACAGATGCAGCTCAGAAGACGGAGGATCTATTGAAATATCGCCCAAATCCTGACATGCTGGTTAGCAAGTCAAACATGACATCTGAG GATGGCAGTGGTGTGTATCGACCACCCAAATTTGCCCCGACTACAATGGAGGAAGACAAGATGTCAAAACAAGAAAGAAATGCTTTGAGAAAAGAGAAACATGCTTTACGACAAGCTAAGCAGAGCGCTTACGTTAGGGAACTGGTGGATACTATAGAGGGCAAACCTGAAGAG GTGAGGGAGATTGTCGGACACGAAAGTAGAGAATTCACTAGATTCAAGGAGAAGATGGAAGAGCGTGCACGGCAAGAAGAGGAACTTTTTAATCGTGCTCCTCTCACAAGGATggagaaaaagaaagcaaaacactTGCAGAAGTCGAGAAATGG GTTGCTTGGCTTGGCAGAAAACTTTTACGATGAAATAAGAACTTTACCTATAGAGGAAGACAGTGGGCAAATGACAAACTTTGATAATGGTAGCAGTGGCAGGAGAAAATTTAAGAAGCGCAAG ATGAAGCATTGA
- the LOC131164401 gene encoding uncharacterized protein LOC131164401 isoform X2 — protein MKGEASQLVAVLKEMKEGLDVVRSKVQALTSKVKADQFPTADGVSYLEAKHLLLLNYCQSVVYYLLRKARGLSIEGHPVIRSLVEIRLFLEKIRPIDKKFQYQIQKLTKVTEKENLNEKQTDAAQKTEDLLKYRPNPDMLVSKSNMTSEDGSGVYRPPKFAPTTMEEDKMSKQERNALRKEKHALRQAKQSAYVRELVDTIEGKPEEVREIVGHESREFTRFKEKMEERARQEEELFNRAPLTRMEKKKAKHLQKSRNGLLGLAENFYDEIRTLPIEEDSGQMTNFDNGSSGRRKFKKRKMKH, from the exons ATGAAAGG AGAAGCATCTCAGTTGGTGGCAGTGTTGAAAGAAATGAAGGAAGGATTAGATGTAGTAAGGAGTAAAGTGCAAGCATTAACTTCCAAG GTAAAAGCAGATCAATTTCCAACAGCTGATGGGGTAAGCTATCTGGAGGCCAAACACTTGCTGCTTTTAAACTATTGCCAATCAGTTGTCTATTATTTGCTCCGCAAGGCTAGAGGTTTATCAATTGAAGGACATCCTGTTATTCGAAGCCTTGTGGAGATTAGATTATTTTTGGAAAAG ATTCGTCCAATTGACAAAAAATTCCAGTACCAAATTCAAAAGCTCACAAAGGTTACGGAGAAAGAAAATCTGAATGAAAAGCAAACAGATGCAGCTCAGAAGACGGAGGATCTATTGAAATATCGCCCAAATCCTGACATGCTGGTTAGCAAGTCAAACATGACATCTGAG GATGGCAGTGGTGTGTATCGACCACCCAAATTTGCCCCGACTACAATGGAGGAAGACAAGATGTCAAAACAAGAAAGAAATGCTTTGAGAAAAGAGAAACATGCTTTACGACAAGCTAAGCAGAGCGCTTACGTTAGGGAACTGGTGGATACTATAGAGGGCAAACCTGAAGAG GTGAGGGAGATTGTCGGACACGAAAGTAGAGAATTCACTAGATTCAAGGAGAAGATGGAAGAGCGTGCACGGCAAGAAGAGGAACTTTTTAATCGTGCTCCTCTCACAAGGATggagaaaaagaaagcaaaacactTGCAGAAGTCGAGAAATGG GTTGCTTGGCTTGGCAGAAAACTTTTACGATGAAATAAGAACTTTACCTATAGAGGAAGACAGTGGGCAAATGACAAACTTTGATAATGGTAGCAGTGGCAGGAGAAAATTTAAGAAGCGCAAG ATGAAGCATTGA